CGGTTTGCGGGGCAAGCTCTGGGGAACaggatcttcaatgcaatggaAGTGGAATTTCAAGCTCTTATCAATGCAATGCAACACTGTTGGAGTTTGGGTTATACGAAAATAATATTGGAAGGTGACAATCAGAAGATGATGGATATTCTCAACAACAAAGTCTTACATTTTGGTATGTATAATTGGATTAGGGAAGTAAGATGGTGGTCCCGGTTATTTCAAGAGGTGGAATTCAGATGGGTAAAGAGGCAAGCAAATATGGTTGCAGAAAAATTGGCAAAGGGTTTACTTCATCTTTGCATCAAGACTATGTATGTTCAcaatatcaataataaaaagttagatgttaaaaaaaaaaaacataaaattacagTTTCAGTCTTTTATCAAATCCTAGT
This genomic stretch from Brassica napus cultivar Da-Ae chromosome C9, Da-Ae, whole genome shotgun sequence harbors:
- the LOC111212740 gene encoding uncharacterized protein LOC111212740, with translation MNATSLSKAGWVVRDERGIFRFAGQALGNRIFNAMEVEFQALINAMQHCWSLGYTKIILEGDNQKMMDILNNKVLHFGMYNWIREVRWWSRLFQEVEFRWVKRQANMVAEKLAKGLLHLCIKTMYVHNINNKKLDVKKKKHKITVSVFYQILVHFLSKGKGFGLVSSDLIGRFDWVQSRHRSRCQGCAPWCTVSLRVDGLSTFWSMMELLEYIEAVKRTILKTWSRSLSMRNASIDAMCDEFNDDQINYNLTQEFQ